From Deinococcus reticulitermitis, the proteins below share one genomic window:
- a CDS encoding ExeM/NucH family extracellular endonuclease — protein sequence MRLYSAPAALLSVSLLLAACGQPTVPATTSAASTTVVTSSVSALSAQASAPGVTLRSQGMSTPTLALTLPAGVEFVTVELTGGKLEAPRVYTARVQGGSVRLSLSGLPKGDPKYTLTIRAYDKEGGAVLYRSQAEVNFASGKVSGSLVPQRLNETVTVVASPVLAKTNTLVAKLGDLTQTMNVEGGQATARFENIPTASGLTVTVTGTAADGQLTQTGSATFTLSEGGATVNVPLTEVASCPVSATPVTAIPAVQGSGAASPLVGQTVTVRGVVTADFQSGLRGFFVQDRAGDGDAATSDGVFVFTGSAPQTVQPGDLVQLSGTVKEFFGTTQIDTVTAFAACASGLKVEPVTVGAPFTDLERYEGMVITIPETLTVTDNFGLGRYGELGLSAGGRLFNPTNGNVQTTLEQNNARRIVLDDANTAQNPAQLPYLSAEGTRRTGDTVSGLTGVLHYANNAFKVEPTVAPTFVNANPRPAQPKDVGGSLKVAGANVLNYFTTFGPSDRGANSAYEFARQKAKVIASLKGLDADVVTLMEVQNNGDAALSDLVTSLNAAYGTDTYAAVQTGTIGTDAIKVAIIYKPARVTPIGGFVIDPDPIHSRPPLAQTFQDKGTGGVFTVVANHFKSKGSCPNTGDVDRGEGCWNELRVQQSQRLLTFVDTLKARSGDQDVLLMGDFNAYGAEAPIRTLTSGGFVSENLRIPAEERYSYQFGGQFGYLDHALASSSLDTQVTGVTEWHINADEPTLIDYNVEFKQNPECRTSTCTSPDLYQPTPYRASDHDPVLIGLNLNRDEVREVLSVSVSGPDTVQAGAPYTLSLTPSQAPETLTVNWGDGSTETLSAAATSATHTYANAGAFTVTVTATRQGQQAQATKALSVTAAPGTGGGSGKLVISQIYGGGGNAGATYTNDFIEIFNAGGAAVNLGSYSVQYASATGTSWAVTPLTSVNLAPGQYYLVQQAKGTGGTTPLPTPDASGNIAMAGGAGQVVLAETTARVGSKDDASVRDYVAYSGLGNTTAAVRAGSGCTDTDSAADFTATAPSPRNTSTALNVCTAP from the coding sequence ATGCGCCTTTACTCCGCTCCCGCTGCCCTGCTGTCCGTCTCCCTGCTGCTCGCCGCCTGCGGTCAGCCGACCGTGCCCGCCACGACCTCCGCCGCCTCGACAACTGTGGTGACTTCTTCCGTGAGCGCCCTGAGCGCCCAGGCCAGTGCGCCGGGCGTCACCTTGCGGAGCCAGGGCATGAGTACGCCGACCCTGGCCCTGACCCTGCCCGCCGGGGTGGAGTTCGTGACGGTGGAACTGACGGGCGGCAAGCTCGAGGCGCCCCGGGTCTACACCGCGCGGGTCCAGGGCGGCAGCGTGCGCCTGAGCCTGAGCGGGCTGCCCAAGGGCGATCCCAAGTACACCCTCACCATCCGCGCCTACGACAAGGAAGGCGGCGCCGTGCTCTACCGCTCGCAGGCGGAGGTCAACTTCGCCAGCGGCAAGGTGAGCGGCAGCCTCGTGCCGCAGCGGCTGAATGAGACGGTGACCGTGGTGGCCTCGCCGGTCCTCGCCAAGACGAATACCCTCGTCGCCAAGCTCGGTGACCTGACCCAGACGATGAACGTGGAAGGCGGGCAGGCGACGGCGCGGTTCGAGAACATTCCGACGGCGAGCGGCCTCACCGTCACGGTGACCGGGACTGCCGCCGACGGGCAGCTCACCCAGACGGGGAGCGCGACCTTCACCCTCTCCGAAGGTGGGGCGACGGTCAATGTCCCCCTGACCGAGGTGGCGAGCTGCCCGGTGAGCGCGACCCCGGTGACGGCGATTCCGGCGGTGCAGGGCAGCGGCGCGGCGAGCCCGCTCGTGGGGCAGACGGTGACGGTGCGCGGCGTGGTGACCGCCGACTTCCAGAGCGGGCTGCGCGGCTTTTTCGTGCAGGACCGCGCGGGCGACGGCGACGCGGCGACGAGCGACGGGGTGTTCGTGTTCACCGGCAGCGCGCCGCAGACGGTGCAGCCCGGCGACCTCGTGCAGCTCTCGGGGACTGTCAAGGAGTTTTTCGGCACGACCCAGATCGATACCGTGACCGCCTTCGCCGCGTGCGCGAGCGGCCTGAAGGTGGAGCCGGTCACGGTGGGGGCACCCTTCACGGACCTGGAGCGTTACGAGGGCATGGTCATCACCATTCCCGAGACGCTCACCGTGACCGACAACTTCGGCCTCGGGCGCTACGGCGAACTCGGCCTGTCGGCGGGCGGGCGGCTCTTTAACCCCACCAACGGCAACGTCCAGACCACCCTGGAGCAGAACAACGCGCGGCGCATCGTCCTCGACGACGCGAATACCGCGCAGAACCCGGCCCAGCTGCCCTACCTCAGCGCCGAGGGGACCCGCCGCACCGGCGACACCGTGAGCGGGCTGACCGGCGTGCTGCACTACGCGAACAACGCCTTCAAGGTGGAGCCCACCGTCGCGCCCACCTTCGTCAATGCCAACCCGCGCCCGGCGCAGCCGAAAGACGTGGGCGGCAGCCTCAAGGTGGCCGGCGCGAACGTGCTGAACTACTTCACCACCTTCGGCCCCAGTGACCGGGGCGCCAACAGCGCCTACGAGTTCGCGCGCCAGAAGGCGAAGGTGATCGCGTCCCTCAAGGGCCTCGACGCCGACGTCGTGACCCTGATGGAGGTGCAGAACAACGGCGACGCGGCGCTCAGCGACCTCGTCACCAGCCTGAACGCTGCCTACGGCACCGACACCTACGCCGCTGTTCAGACCGGCACCATCGGCACCGACGCGATCAAGGTGGCGATCATCTACAAGCCCGCGCGGGTGACGCCCATTGGCGGCTTCGTGATCGACCCGGACCCCATTCACAGCCGGCCCCCGCTCGCCCAGACCTTCCAGGACAAGGGAACGGGCGGCGTATTCACCGTCGTCGCCAACCACTTCAAGAGCAAGGGCAGTTGCCCAAATACCGGCGACGTGGACCGGGGCGAGGGCTGCTGGAACGAGCTGCGGGTGCAGCAGTCGCAGCGACTCCTGACCTTCGTGGACACCCTGAAGGCGCGCAGCGGGGACCAGGACGTGCTCTTGATGGGCGACTTCAACGCCTACGGCGCCGAGGCCCCGATCCGCACGCTGACCTCGGGCGGCTTCGTGAGCGAGAACCTGCGCATCCCCGCCGAGGAGCGCTACTCCTACCAGTTCGGCGGGCAGTTCGGCTACCTCGACCACGCGCTCGCGAGCAGCAGCCTGGATACGCAGGTGACCGGCGTGACCGAGTGGCACATCAACGCCGACGAGCCCACCCTGATCGACTACAACGTCGAGTTCAAGCAAAATCCCGAGTGCCGCACGAGCACCTGCACCAGCCCCGACCTCTACCAGCCCACCCCTTACCGCGCCTCGGACCACGACCCGGTCCTGATCGGCCTGAACCTGAACCGCGACGAGGTGAGGGAAGTCCTGAGCGTGAGCGTCAGCGGCCCCGACACCGTGCAGGCTGGAGCGCCCTACACCCTCAGCCTGACCCCGAGCCAGGCGCCCGAGACCCTCACCGTGAACTGGGGCGACGGCAGCACCGAGACGCTGAGCGCGGCGGCGACGAGCGCGACCCACACCTACGCGAATGCCGGCGCCTTTACGGTGACCGTGACGGCGACCCGGCAGGGCCAGCAGGCGCAGGCGACCAAGGCGCTCAGCGTGACGGCGGCCCCCGGTACGGGCGGCGGCAGCGGCAAGCTCGTGATCAGCCAGATTTACGGGGGCGGCGGCAACGCGGGGGCCACCTACACCAACGACTTCATCGAGATCTTCAACGCGGGCGGCGCCGCCGTGAACCTGGGCAGCTACTCGGTGCAGTACGCGAGCGCGACCGGCACGAGCTGGGCCGTGACGCCGCTGACGAGCGTGAACCTCGCCCCCGGGCAGTACTACCTCGTGCAGCAGGCCAAGGGGACAGGCGGCACCACTCCGCTGCCCACGCCTGACGCGAGCGGAAATATCGCGATGGCCGGCGGCGCAGGCCAAGTCGTGCTCGCCGAGACGACCGCCCGCGTGGGATCCAAGGACGACGCCTCGGTGCGTGATTACGTCGCCTACAGCGGCCTGGGCAACACGACCGCCGCCGTGCGCGCGGGGAGCGGCTGCACCGACACGGACAGCGCCGCCGACTTCACGGCGACCGCGCCGTCGCCGCGCAACACGAGCACGGCGCTGAACGTCTGCACGGCGCCCTGA